One stretch of Bacteroidales bacterium DNA includes these proteins:
- a CDS encoding MogA/MoaB family molybdenum cofactor biosynthesis protein: MSIPEKFKILVITLSDRASRGEYDDLSGPRVREIISEFFSSLKWEYSVDLTLIPDDASILSELLKNASDKYNIVITTGGTGIGPRDITVETVTPLLDKEIPGIMEFIRIKYGTKKPNALLSRGVAGVMGKALVYTLPGSVRAVEEYMTEILKTMKHTVYMQYGIDSHEKH, encoded by the coding sequence ATGAGCATTCCTGAAAAATTTAAGATCTTGGTCATTACCCTGAGCGACAGGGCTTCAAGAGGTGAGTACGATGATCTCAGCGGGCCACGGGTAAGAGAGATCATTTCAGAATTTTTTTCATCTCTTAAGTGGGAATATAGTGTTGATCTTACACTTATTCCTGATGATGCTTCCATATTGTCGGAGCTTTTGAAAAATGCATCTGACAAGTATAACATAGTAATAACCACAGGTGGCACAGGTATTGGCCCGCGTGATATAACAGTAGAAACAGTAACACCTCTTCTCGATAAGGAAATACCAGGAATAATGGAATTCATCAGGATCAAATATGGAACCAAAAAGCCCAATGCTCTTTTAAGCAGGGGAGTGGCAGGGGTAATGGGCAAAGCACTTGTTTATACCCTTCCAGGTTCAGTAAGGGCTGTTGAAGAGTATATGACTGAAATACTTAAGACTATGAAACATACTGTTTATATGCAGTATGGGATTGATTCTCACGAAAAGCATTAA
- the moaC gene encoding cyclic pyranopterin monophosphate synthase MoaC: protein MKQLTHTDKHGKAIMVDVGDKKPQLRIAKATGHITLAVETIELIKENQLKKGDVLTVAQLAGISAAKQTSSLIPLCHNIVLDNVKVDVVSDKTGVIIKSEVRCEGRTGVEMEALTAVSVALLTVYDMCKAVDKNMVIDNITLTEKIKK, encoded by the coding sequence ATGAAACAACTGACTCACACTGATAAACATGGTAAAGCCATAATGGTCGATGTAGGAGATAAGAAGCCGCAGCTGAGAATTGCCAAAGCCACCGGGCATATAACACTTGCAGTCGAAACTATTGAACTGATAAAAGAAAATCAGCTGAAAAAAGGTGATGTGCTCACAGTAGCTCAGTTAGCCGGGATCAGTGCTGCAAAGCAGACATCATCACTTATACCCTTATGCCATAATATTGTACTCGATAATGTAAAAGTCGATGTTGTATCTGACAAAACCGGCGTAATTATAAAAAGTGAAGTGAGATGTGAGGGCAGGACAGGAGTTGAGATGGAGGCTCTTACAGCAGTAAGTGTTGCATTGCTCACTGTTTATGACATGTGTAAGGCAGTTGACAAAAATATGGTTATCGATAATATAACCCTTACCGAAAAAATCAAGAAATGA
- a CDS encoding radical SAM protein: protein MYDRFNRNINYLRISVTDRCNLRCSYCMPEEGIQLLRHADILTFDEITSFTKAAVENGVTKVRLTGGEPLVRKGITALVRMISDIPGITDLSMTTNGIMLKQYAAELKSAGLHRVNISLDTVDPVRFAAITREGNVFDVFEGIEAARKADLLPVKINCVIIKSKEEEDARGVTKYCTDNNLEIRYIRQMDLVRGHFSTVEGGTGGDCALCNRLRLTANGKLKPCLFDNIEFDIRKLGYEEAIRQAIELKPACGSVNETGAFYNIGG from the coding sequence GTGTACGACAGGTTTAACAGAAATATAAACTACCTCCGCATTTCAGTAACCGACCGCTGTAACCTTCGATGCAGCTACTGTATGCCCGAAGAAGGGATTCAGTTACTCAGACATGCGGATATTCTGACTTTTGATGAGATTACAAGTTTCACAAAAGCCGCTGTAGAAAATGGAGTAACAAAGGTCCGTCTTACGGGAGGTGAACCTCTTGTGAGAAAGGGTATTACTGCACTCGTGAGAATGATTTCAGATATCCCCGGTATTACAGATCTTTCAATGACTACTAACGGCATTATGCTTAAGCAATATGCTGCGGAACTTAAGTCAGCCGGTCTGCACAGGGTAAATATAAGTCTCGATACTGTAGACCCTGTAAGGTTTGCAGCCATAACCAGAGAGGGAAATGTGTTTGATGTTTTTGAGGGTATTGAGGCTGCTAGAAAAGCAGATCTTCTTCCTGTAAAAATCAACTGTGTAATTATTAAATCAAAGGAAGAAGAGGATGCCAGGGGCGTAACAAAATATTGTACTGACAATAATCTTGAAATCAGGTATATCCGTCAGATGGATCTTGTCAGGGGACACTTCTCAACTGTTGAGGGAGGTACCGGCGGTGACTGTGCATTGTGCAACAGGTTAAGGCTCACAGCCAACGGAAAACTTAAACCCTGTCTCTTTGATAATATAGAATTTGATATCAGAAAGCTGGGCTATGAAGAAGCAATAAGGCAGGCAATAGAGCTGAAACCGGCATGCGGATCAGTTAATGAAACAGGAGCATTTTATAATATTGGAGGATAA
- a CDS encoding molybdopterin molybdotransferase MoeA, whose protein sequence is MKVISFEEAYKIVMSKVTLKEAETVSFIESLGRILAEDVSSDMDMPPFDKATVDGFACRKADLGNELEILETIAAGMQPEKVVSVNQSSRIMTGAAVPEGADVVFMVEDSVILPSGKVKYTGSFTKENIAFKAEDIKTGDVVLRKGQLIRPQEIAVMAAVGCTSVAVNKKPVVAVISSGDELVEPYTKPGISQIRNSNAYQLLAQLLRAGALGKYFGIARDDKQATFELLIQAIKECDIVLLTGGVSMGDFDFIPGVMESAGVEILFSRINVQPGKPTTFGVHPEALVFGLPGNPVSSFTQFELLVRPLICKMMGHDLNPHSIQLPMEVSFTRRLADRRAFIPVSFTKNGMVSPVEYHGSAHISALSLADGLISLDPGKKSIEKGEIVSVRQV, encoded by the coding sequence ATGAAAGTAATATCATTCGAAGAAGCATATAAAATCGTGATGAGCAAGGTCACCCTGAAGGAGGCCGAAACAGTCTCTTTTATTGAATCCCTGGGCCGTATTCTTGCAGAGGATGTCTCAAGCGACATGGATATGCCGCCCTTCGATAAGGCAACAGTCGACGGATTTGCATGCAGGAAAGCTGATCTTGGAAATGAGCTTGAAATACTCGAGACTATAGCTGCCGGGATGCAGCCTGAAAAGGTAGTTTCAGTAAATCAGAGCTCAAGAATAATGACAGGAGCTGCAGTTCCAGAAGGTGCTGATGTGGTCTTTATGGTTGAGGATTCGGTAATTCTTCCATCAGGAAAAGTGAAGTACACGGGGTCGTTCACCAAAGAAAATATAGCCTTTAAAGCAGAGGATATTAAAACCGGAGATGTTGTACTTAGAAAAGGGCAGCTGATTCGTCCACAGGAGATTGCAGTAATGGCTGCAGTCGGCTGTACCTCTGTGGCAGTTAACAAAAAACCGGTTGTAGCTGTAATAAGTTCCGGAGATGAACTGGTAGAACCATATACAAAACCCGGGATCAGCCAGATAAGAAATTCAAATGCTTATCAGCTTCTTGCCCAGCTGCTTAGGGCAGGAGCACTTGGTAAGTATTTTGGTATTGCCCGTGATGACAAGCAGGCAACTTTTGAGCTTTTAATACAGGCGATAAAAGAATGCGATATTGTATTACTTACAGGTGGTGTTTCAATGGGTGATTTCGATTTTATTCCCGGTGTAATGGAGAGTGCTGGTGTAGAAATCCTTTTTTCCAGAATTAATGTGCAGCCCGGAAAACCTACAACCTTTGGGGTACATCCTGAGGCGCTTGTTTTCGGATTGCCCGGTAATCCGGTTTCTTCATTTACCCAGTTCGAACTTCTTGTGAGGCCCCTTATCTGTAAAATGATGGGACATGATCTTAATCCGCATTCCATTCAATTGCCTATGGAAGTATCTTTCACGCGCAGACTTGCTGACAGGCGTGCTTTTATTCCTGTAAGTTTTACAAAAAATGGCATGGTGTCACCAGTGGAATATCATGGTTCAGCACACATTTCGGCTTTATCGCTGGCTGATGGACTTATATCCCTGGACCCCGGTAAAAAAAGTATAGAGAAAGGAGAGATTGTAAGTGTACGACAGGTTTAA
- a CDS encoding ABC transporter ATP-binding protein, translated as MLTLKKISKKMGDFHLKDIDLEISEGTYYVLLGRSGSGKTQLLELIAGLTDPDSGELWLDGENITHKRLQKRGIGLVFQDYAIFPNMTVFGNIAYSLHAGKESESKIKERVNSVADDLNISHLLARSTHNLSGGELQRVALARTLITSPRLLLLDEPMASIDASLKDGIKRLLRRLNKQGLTIIHVTHDYREALSLSSRVGVIHNGRIIQEGSPLEVFRKPVNKFVARYSGIRNFFRVDYIIRDRKWIAVSENNTIFNVKGSFSEGEGLLLLRSDEIRISLNPPAGSSNCLKGIVKDMLPSEYGMEITVDTGDIFYIDISAESFRQQPLSELSEVWITFSEEAGIALQGDK; from the coding sequence ATGCTGACTCTTAAGAAAATATCGAAGAAGATGGGAGATTTCCATTTGAAAGATATTGATCTGGAGATATCTGAAGGGACATACTATGTGCTTCTGGGAAGGTCGGGTTCAGGAAAAACACAGTTACTTGAGCTTATTGCAGGACTGACTGATCCGGATTCCGGCGAATTGTGGCTTGATGGCGAGAATATCACTCATAAGCGGCTTCAGAAAAGAGGCATCGGACTTGTGTTTCAGGATTATGCCATTTTCCCGAATATGACAGTATTCGGAAATATAGCATATTCCCTGCATGCAGGAAAAGAGTCTGAATCGAAGATAAAAGAGAGGGTAAACAGTGTTGCGGATGATCTTAATATCTCACATTTGCTCGCACGTAGTACACACAATCTCTCCGGGGGGGAGCTTCAGAGAGTTGCTCTGGCACGTACATTAATTACATCTCCCAGGCTGCTTCTTCTCGATGAACCAATGGCCTCTATAGATGCGAGCCTGAAGGATGGTATAAAACGTTTATTACGCAGGCTTAATAAACAGGGACTCACTATTATACACGTAACACACGACTACAGGGAAGCATTAAGTCTCTCTTCAAGGGTAGGTGTAATTCACAATGGCAGGATAATTCAGGAAGGAAGTCCGCTTGAAGTATTCAGGAAACCGGTAAATAAATTTGTTGCAAGATATTCAGGGATAAGGAACTTCTTCAGGGTTGACTACATAATTAGAGACAGAAAATGGATAGCTGTCTCTGAGAATAATACAATATTTAATGTAAAGGGAAGCTTTTCTGAAGGCGAAGGATTACTTTTGCTGAGAAGTGATGAAATCAGAATATCTCTCAATCCACCTGCAGGATCATCCAACTGTTTAAAGGGGATTGTAAAAGATATGCTTCCATCGGAATACGGGATGGAAATTACTGTCGATACAGGAGATATATTTTATATCGACATATCTGCTGAATCGTTCAGACAACAGCCTTTAAGTGAGTTATCTGAGGTATGGATAACATTTTCAGAGGAGGCGGGAATTGCATTGCAGGGAGATAAATAG